One Aegilops tauschii subsp. strangulata cultivar AL8/78 chromosome 2, Aet v6.0, whole genome shotgun sequence genomic window, GAATCTTGGACAGACGTGTCACAGAGAGAAGCAACCCCAAGTACGTGGCAAGAAAGTTGAGCACATGGCATCGAAGTGATTGCAACACGCACGCAGCGGTGACCTCATCACATATGATGAGGGAGGCAGAACCCACAGCGGTGACTCAAAGCGGTGTAATGAACCTTTGCCGCGCCATCACCGCTGCTCCGACGCACGGCAGCCATGCCACATGGCACCCGTGGAGGAAGAAGGATCCCAGCCGTCGGATGAGGCATGAACGCTGGATCCACCAGACAGCTGGGGAAAACCATTACTCGCGTGACGTGTACCACGCGGCCACTCTCTCAACCCCTCCcccgaccgccgccgccaccgcctcgtGACTTCCCGAACCGTCTCGCCGCCTACCCCCGCCGGCCACCGGTGGCCGAAGCAGGCGCTGGCCGGTAGGCCGGACCGCCTCCAACCCTAAGCGCGCACCAGCGGAATCGCCGCAACTCCGAGTCCCTCGAAGCGGGAGGGAGGGGGACCATGGAGTCGGAGGTAGTGAGGGCGGAGATGCTGCTGGCGCCGACGATGGCGTTCAAGAAGGTGCAGACGGCCGACAAGTACCCCAAGGGCCAGTCCCGCGGCCGCCAGTGGAAGCACCTCCGCCACCTCCTCCAGGCCGCCGACGCCACCTCGCTGCCCCCGGACCGCCCCAACTGTGAGCGCCTCTCGATCCCCTTCCTGCTGCTAGTTGCCCAATTATTGGAGATTTCGTCTGCAAATCAAGTGCTTTGTACTAGATTTTAGGCCTTCCTGTGCTTGTTGAGGTGTTTTAAGACTGTTTGATGATCCAGTTTAGGACTAGAAACTTGTGGTGACTAGAGATTGAAAATTGGAACTGCATGATGGATTTTTTTTAAGTGCCCACCGATGCTGGGAGCTTGCACATTGTGCTGTATTTTGGTGCTAACAAATAGCAGCAATTGAATTGGTTCTTCTTATGTTACAGAATACAAACTCACAATTCACTTTAGAGCCTTATAGATGCAGATACTTCCTCCTGAAATATCATTGTTTTCTCAATTTATAGGGAGTGTTTTTTGTAGAATAAAATTTGGTTCTGCACTCGTGCTTGATAGAATAGGTCAATAGATTGTTGGCTTTGTGTCTCATATTCACAACTTCTGAAGTGTTAGCTTCCACTGCTAAGGCGATTAGACAGCTCTTACATGAACTTGTGTCTCTCAGTTACGAGTATAAAGCTGGATAACACTCTAGATTTTCGTTTTTGACATTAGCGAAACAAGTTATTTGTGTGTGCAGGTAGTCTACACCTGTAGTATTTAGAGCAAATTGTTGTGGCGAATATAATGTTCACAGTATGTTCTTTATGCAGATTTAAATATTCAGTCACCCCCATCCGTTTATCCACCAAAGAGATATTGTGACGttacaggttttgaggtaagtcaCCCCTATAGACTCCCAACTGTTGATTTACATATCCTGAAATGCTTCTAAATGATAAGGTTTGGAATTTGAATATATTTAGGTCTGAAGTAGATCATAATGCTGTGTCCTGTGTTTACCACAATTTTGTTTATCATGCTAAGCTGCATGTTTATATGCAGTGTTAATTGGTTGCAAACTCTCCCGGTGAGATGAAATTTTGCGCTGTGCTTAACAAGGCCTATAAATTTGAAGGAATAAGTTGATACTTTGAGTTTAGTTATTCTCCCAGTAGCTGGCTCATAGGAAAACTCAGTAAGTAGCTTATGAGCAGCTAGATCTAAGACATAGCAGTACCGGTAGAGATCAACAAAAAATAGTTCCATGTTAGAGATCGTGGCCATAATGTTATCTTTTATGTCTTATACTTACTCTCCAACATTTTGTTTGGAGTTCTTCACTGTCCTCACTTATCTGCTTTGTATGAACCAACACAAGCCTTTTTTAAAAGCAACTCGGATGTATTATTGACAAGATAGGTTTGTGTGTGCAACCTATTATTTGACGCTGTATGATCAGGTTTTGTGTAGGTTGAAATCAAATAAACTCTGGCCAGTTAAATTTGTGATTATCTGAAAGTTGATTGTGTTTGGTAACTTCTAACTAGTAACTACTACAAAAAAGTACCGCTAAATAATGTGAGAATTGTATGGATGACCCACTGAAAGCTCTAATTCAGCATTGTTCTAATTGCTTTACTCCATTTCCCCCCTTTTTTTTGCAAGAGTTCACTCCATTTTTCAGAATTATTGACTGTATACTTTTTGCAATGTTCCTCAGATTTGGTTTTATGCTGTCTAATTAAATTTTGCATATGGATATTCATCTGTGTGGATGTTAATGTCATTCGAGGCTAATACAATATTGTTGCAATCTTTTAAGGAGGCAAAAAAACAGGGTCGTAGTTATTTTGATCTTTGAATTGTACTGTTAATATGAGTGCTTTTTGATTCAACTTGTTGGCATAGCAGAAACCCAGCAGGACTGTGTTGGAACAGAATCCAGATTGAGCTGCTAAAATTCTGACTTATTTTGGAAAAAATGTTGTGAACAGATTTCACTATCAACCTAAATTTAGATGTTTTTGGTAGCTTTCATACTGCTACTTATGTAGGGGTGTTCAATTGCTGTTTACACAGGTTGACCAACCTGTGGACCAACAAACTTACTAGCACTCATGTATCACAGTTTTGGAAAATTACAAAATTAGCAATGTGTTGACGATTTAGCACAGTTTGTAAAAGTCCGGTGTGGACACCCCTAAACATATGTAATTAAAGTCTGCTGTTCTAACAGATCCCTATATGAATGAAGTAGGAGTCTTCATGAATGAAATACACTAGTATAGTTGGTAAATATTTTTATAATACAGTATTAATAACATAGTCCCCATAAAACATGAACTTAAGTGTATACGCATATTATAGAACTTAAGAGTTGAAAACTTGATTAGTGTTTTGGGTTAGTTTACTAATGTTTTAGAACAGGCAGGTGAACTAAAATCAATACTTCTCAGTTGTAATGTTCTTTTCACAGTTCGTATCTCTCTCGCGGCCTCTGCGAACAACATGTTTAGTTAATTTCAACTTGGTACTGCCATGTACAGTATTACCAAGGGTCATAAACTTCACTGCACGTCTGCAGCTGTTAGTAATGCATGAACAATTTGAACATCACCCTACTGACATCTGTACTAATACTTCACATTTTCACCCACATACGCATCGCCGTAATAAATGAATCAACCCTAATGATATGACAATTGTATTGGTCGAACTCAAAGCTTGGAGGCAGGGCAACTGACCCAAATGAAGCAGCACCCAACACTGGCCATCTGTCCTAAGCCTGGATTTTGCTGACTGCTGAGGACTGTAGTCCAGATGATGCAGTGTGTTGGCGAGAGATAGAAGAAAATTACATAGAACACCAAAGAAGAAACTAATAACACAAACATCTGTGTTGCCGCCAGGAACCTACT contains:
- the LOC109743198 gene encoding protein EIN6 ENHANCER, which translates into the protein MESEVVRAEMLLAPTMAFKKVQTADKYPKGQSRGRQWKHLRHLLQAADATSLPPDRPNYLNIQSPPSVYPPKRYCDVTGFEAPYVDPRTKLRYADPEVFRQIRMLPEEYVQRYLAVRNAAVVLR